In Streptomyces sp. HUAS ZL42, the DNA window CCCCCACAGCGAACGCATATCGTGTGTTGCCGTTCCCGAAGTTCGTGAGTCCGGTATGAGCTCGGCATGAGATCGGCGTGAGATCGGCGAAATCAGCAGGCGATCGCCGGAGATCACGGACACGGCGCCAAGTCAGTTCACTTCAGGGGGAGTCACACCATGCGATCCATACGGCCGTCGTTCACCGCTCGCCGAGGGAGGAACGCGCGCCGCAGAACCTCCCCCGTTCTGGCCACGTTCGCCCTCGCCTCGGCGCTCGCTCTCACCGCCACCGCCTGCGACTCGGGGGACGGCACCGACACGAACAGCCAGGCCTCTGCCTCCGCGGACGACGGAAAGATCCAGATCCCGTCCGACATCAGGGACAAGCTCAAAGAGCACGGGGTCGACATCGACAAGTGGAAGAACGGCGCCTGGAAGAACTGGGACAAGGACGACTGGCTGCGCGAGGCCCAGGACTTCATCAACCCCATCATCGAGGACCTGTGGGACCCGGACCGGATGCGTGACGCCGAGGACCCGGACAGGGGCGTCGACGACAGCGACCTCTCCGGTGACCAGGGCGTGACCGACCCGACGCCGGACCCGGTGGACGCGAAGGCCGTGCCGGCTACGTACCACGCCAATGCCCCCGAGGCGGGCAAGGTGTTCTTCGACTCCCCCGAAGGCACGATGGTCTGCTCGGCGACGGTCGTGGAGGACCCGGCGCATCCCGGCAAGTCCAACCTGGTGTGGACGGCGGGCCACTGCGTGCACGCCGGGAAGAACGGCGGCTGGTACCGGAACATCGCGTTCGTGCCGTCGTACAACGACTCGGGCAAGCCGGTCGCCGAGCTGGAGAACGTCGCCAAGGAGGAGGTCGCTCCCTACGGCGTCTGGTGGGGCGACTGGGCGCAGACCTCGGACCAGTGGATCGAGCAGGGCGGCCAGACCGGCGGTGACGGCGCCTCGTACGACTTCGCCGTCATCCATGTGACGCCGGAGAAGGGCGGCAACGGCAAGTCCCTGGAGGAGACCGTCGGTTCGGCGCTTCCGGTGGACTTCAAGGCCCCGTCCGTACCGAAGGTGAAGAGCATCACGGCGACCGGCTACCCGGCGGCGGCCCCGTTCGACGGTCAGAAGCTGTACCAGTGCAAGGACAAGCCCGGACGGCTGTCGCTCAACGAGTCGGACCCGACGATGTACCGCATCGGCTGCACCATGACCGGAGGTTCGTCGGGCGGCGGCTGGGTCGCGACGGGCTCGGACGGCAAGCCTG includes these proteins:
- a CDS encoding serine protease encodes the protein MRSIRPSFTARRGRNARRRTSPVLATFALASALALTATACDSGDGTDTNSQASASADDGKIQIPSDIRDKLKEHGVDIDKWKNGAWKNWDKDDWLREAQDFINPIIEDLWDPDRMRDAEDPDRGVDDSDLSGDQGVTDPTPDPVDAKAVPATYHANAPEAGKVFFDSPEGTMVCSATVVEDPAHPGKSNLVWTAGHCVHAGKNGGWYRNIAFVPSYNDSGKPVAELENVAKEEVAPYGVWWGDWAQTSDQWIEQGGQTGGDGASYDFAVIHVTPEKGGNGKSLEETVGSALPVDFKAPSVPKVKSITATGYPAAAPFDGQKLYQCKDKPGRLSLNESDPTMYRIGCTMTGGSSGGGWVATGSDGKPALVSNTSIGPVRAGWLAGPRLGDVAKGVYDSVSKKFAGQ